The stretch of DNA CGAGGTTGGCGTCGCGGCGCAGGTAGGCGCCGAACCAGACGGCCTCGCGGGGACGGGCCGCCTCGGGGACGGGCTGCACGGCGGGCGCTGCGGGTTCGGGGAGCGCCGCCTCGGGCTCCGCCGCCTGGGCCTCGGGCTGCTCCTCCATGGCCGGGACTGCGGGAACTTCGGGGGCCAGGGCGACCGCCTCGTCGGGCTCCACCTCGGCCACGTCGCGGACCCCGGGCTGGAGTTCGGGAGCTGGGGCGGGGACCTCGACCACGGGCGCCTCGACGACGGGCACCGCGGCCACGGGGGCCTCGACCTCGGGAAGCTGGGGGGTGGGGATGGGCCGAGCGGCGGCTGCCGGGATTTCGGGTAGCAGGGGTGCCGGGGTGGGCGGGGCGGGGGGAGCGGCAGGGGTGGGCTCGGGCTGGGCCGCGGGCTGCTGGTACAGCCGCGAGAGCAGGCCGCCCAGGCCACCGCGCAGGCCACCTGCGGGAGCCGCCGGGGGCGGGGTGGGCTCGGCGCGGGCCGCGACGGGCTCGGGCTGGGCCACGGCCGCCAGGCCGGGGGTGTGCCCTGCGGGGGCGGCTGGCCGCTCGCGACCCAGGACCGGGGCGGGGGGCACGAACTCCGGCGCGGGGGCCGCGAGCGGGGCCACCTCGGCGGCGGGGAAGGCGGGGGCCGCGAAGGCCGGGACCTCGGCGGGTCGGCGCTCCGGCTGCGGCACGGGCGGGAGCTGCTCGTCTTCCTCCAGCTCGAACTCCAGGGCCTCCTCCTCCAGGGTGGCAGGGGCGGGCGCGGTGGGCTGCGGCTGCGCGACGAGCGCGGCGAGGTCCTGGTCCACGCCCGCGCTGCTCAGCATGTCCATGGAGGGCATGCCGGGCGCGAGCAGGCCTCCGCCCGGGGGCAGCTCGGTGCCGTTCCACTCGGGCGGGGGCGCGTCCACCGGGGTGGACGGGGGTTCTTCCTCACCGCTCATGATGCGGGAGAGGTAATTCAGGATGTCCTGTTCGACGATCAGGCCGCCTTCGCCGCTGCCGTGCAGGTTCCGCCAGTCGATGCCGTTCGCTTCCGCCAGGATCTTGGCGAGCGGAGCAATCCGTTCCATTCATGTCCCCCTTTGCGCGCCCCTGGTCGGGGCCTGGTCGCCACCGGACTGCTGTGTCCGTCTGTGGCCGGTGCGCTGTCGCATGGGTGTCAGAGTGCCGCCTCGGCCCTGACAGGCTTCTTTCAGAGGAGGGAGCAGAATCGAACCTCTTTCCCTAACCCCTTCCCGCCAGATGCTAGGCTCGGGGAGTTGCCGCGCCGCCCGCGAGAGGGGGACCCCGCGCGGCCGGGAGTTTGAATGCAGATATTCGAGGAGATCCAGTCACGCGGGCACGAGGCCCTGACGTTACTCCACCACGCCCCCAGCGGCCTGAAGGCCGCGCTCGCGGTCCATTCGACAGTGCTGGGTCCGGCCATCGCGGGGGTCCGGCTGCGCCCGCTGGACGAGGAAAACGCCATCCGGGGCGCCCTGGCCCTCAGCGAGAGCCTGACCCTCAAGGCCGCGCTGGCAGGTCTGAACTACGGGGGCGGCGCCTGCGTCCTGCTGATGCCGGAGGCGGGGGTGGAGGACCCCCACGCCCGCGAGGCCCTGTTCCGGGCACTGGGCCGCAAGGTGCGGGCGCTGGAGTCCCAGGTCGTGCTGACCGAGGACATCGGCGTGACGGGCTCGGACATCGCCTTCGTGGCGCAGGAGACGCCCGCCACGCTGGGCGTGAACACCGATACGAGCAGCGTGACGGGCTACGGCGTGTACCGGGGCATGAAGGCCGCCGCCCGTTACGCGCTGGGGAGCGAGAGCATGCGGGGTGTGCGGGTGGCGATCCTGGGCCTGGGCGCGGTGGGCCGCAGCCTGGCCGGGCACCTGCACCGCGAGGGGGCGCGCCTGACGGTGGCCGACGCCCGGCCCGAGCGGGCGCAGGAACTCGCCGACGATCTCGACGGGATCACGGTCGTGGGGGCGAACGAGTTGCTGGACGTGCCCTGCGACATCCTCTCGCCGTGCGGGTACGGACACTCGGTTCGCAGCACGGACGTGCCCCGCCTGCAGTGCCGCCTGATCGCGGGGGGCGAGCATCACCCCCTCTCCCGCCGGGGCGAGGCCGCCGTGAAGGAGGCCGGGATCATGTACATGCCCGACTTCGCCATCAACGCGGCGGGCCTGATCGCCGCCGCCACCTCGCTGACCCCCGAGCAGGCCGCCGAGCGGGTGTACTCCACCGTCTCGCGCGTCGCCTCCGTCGCCGAGCAGTACGGCAAGGCCCCCCACGTCGTCGCCCGGC from Deinococcus apachensis DSM 19763 encodes:
- a CDS encoding E3 binding domain-containing protein, whose amino-acid sequence is MERIAPLAKILAEANGIDWRNLHGSGEGGLIVEQDILNYLSRIMSGEEEPPSTPVDAPPPEWNGTELPPGGGLLAPGMPSMDMLSSAGVDQDLAALVAQPQPTAPAPATLEEEALEFELEEDEQLPPVPQPERRPAEVPAFAAPAFPAAEVAPLAAPAPEFVPPAPVLGRERPAAPAGHTPGLAAVAQPEPVAARAEPTPPPAAPAGGLRGGLGGLLSRLYQQPAAQPEPTPAAPPAPPTPAPLLPEIPAAAARPIPTPQLPEVEAPVAAVPVVEAPVVEVPAPAPELQPGVRDVAEVEPDEAVALAPEVPAVPAMEEQPEAQAAEPEAALPEPAAPAVQPVPEAARPREAVWFGAYLRRDANLAPAAELRRQLTAALGQDVPLALLVARAAARHAEGLDLGTVAVQDTDVNQARPVQSGSLRDALAALRGEHSGTPDLLVIDAGALDLDDLHLGHTVTLSVGRVQDGRAALTLNGDVDAVRAARFLASVAATLEEPIILVI
- a CDS encoding Glu/Leu/Phe/Val dehydrogenase family protein, which translates into the protein MQIFEEIQSRGHEALTLLHHAPSGLKAALAVHSTVLGPAIAGVRLRPLDEENAIRGALALSESLTLKAALAGLNYGGGACVLLMPEAGVEDPHAREALFRALGRKVRALESQVVLTEDIGVTGSDIAFVAQETPATLGVNTDTSSVTGYGVYRGMKAAARYALGSESMRGVRVAILGLGAVGRSLAGHLHREGARLTVADARPERAQELADDLDGITVVGANELLDVPCDILSPCGYGHSVRSTDVPRLQCRLIAGGEHHPLSRRGEAAVKEAGIMYMPDFAINAAGLIAAATSLTPEQAAERVYSTVSRVASVAEQYGKAPHVVARRMAERRIDLIGSLGRGA